A segment of the Corythoichthys intestinalis isolate RoL2023-P3 chromosome 16, ASM3026506v1, whole genome shotgun sequence genome:
cttaaaaaatagAAACTCGTTCTTCCTCAGATGCACCCTCTCATCAGGACAGCCAACTGATTAAGTCTCCAAATAAAGCTGctctttaaaaattttaaataacgggccaaatggatggatggacgaatGGATGGAGAGTTAAAATCCAGGATCCAGCCATTCTGTatggtttgcatgttctcctcaTGCTTGTATGAATTTGGTTTTCCTGCTTCAGCccgcattccaaaaacatgttactgAAGTTGATTTGGCACCAGGTAGCACTCAAGGACCACATGAGTAGCCAGCAagcctgttctaaaaataactcacCAATAATGGGACACTTATTTAATATTGTAGAAGTGATCATTTGAAAAGTAAAAACAATTGCAGATTTACAGAtacattatattacatttttgtcaATACTTATTatgaattttgttttttgagCCCCGGTGACTGGAAAGCAAGGGAAAaggttttgtctcaacattggtagggacgatgtaacagcataacctgcatgtacactttttgctggggacgggacattaataagaccaaacagattattgatcggagtcagggctacatttcgcaCATATATGAACAttagattcaaacctttgtttttataAACTACAGTATCAAAGAAACATTTTGTGTAGTGCAAGTccctatatttaaaaaaaaaaaaaaaaaaagaaagaaaagaagggAGTTATCCAaaaatgggtccacttctgggggacatTGGCGCACCCCTATACTCAGACTAAAgtattgcaaaataaaagtgatttgacaaaaaaataattttaaaaaacctgAGCGATCCAAGGACcaatctacatctgaggcatactagactaAAATTACTCGAACAGAAgtacatgaaattctgatgagtgatttcatttcacagattttttttcatgtcagttcatgttcatgtcagtgtccccatgaagtggacccattcttggcaagctcccctttttgttttttaataaagggacttgcactctgaaaccACTgtgttgcattaccgtaatgcacataatgcaaacaatgatccaaatgagggacagcAAGCTTGACattgttgttccttgtggaggctggtctGACCGcattagttttgcaggttagctacttcacacagtttaatgttatgctcactctgatgcaggtcggactttcagttgcaaaatttgtggtgtttcccccaccttcacaacactGACGTAATTTTACATTAttgacagtggctgctgctggcgaaaaaaaaaaacttctaatacgcctcttcttcaaagggggcggcatgttgtcgacatgaattcGTCGGGGCTGAGTAAGTGtgcgtgtgcgcgtgtgtgtgcgtttgtgtctgtgtggcgggGAGGGGGTTcaggtcatcagccaatcaaatgtgcgtttgagggggaaaaaatggcccggcacattcagcaagataaaagggataaatgtaagtcagaacattatgaaaataattcacataataatggtaGAGTCTATTATATCCTTACaaaatataggaagacaatctaaattactgaTATACTAGTActgtaactgaactcattatataatgcaaataaggttgcttaaaagttggtggggacaatttgagcatcctgaaaaattgTTAGTGTTATgtgcctaccatccctatgcaaacctacacccttgctggAAAGTAACCACTTTAGGGAATAAAAACTCAACCCAACTCAACCAGGACCCAAGTGAGGATAGGCAGAACAGAAAACCACTGAGGTGAGGTGAGGTCACTGGCCGTGATTCTGACTTGTAAGTGTAATGTGGTTCCTTGGTTACCAAATGTTTAGCTTATCAACAGATTAACGTACACGTAAGTGGAATTCTGTGGAGTCTGAGATTGACCAAAATTGTGAACTAACATCTCAGATGTAGTTTTAATAATTAATGGTGTCTTTACAACACAATGAGGACCTGCTATGGGGTGAATGGTTTGAGCTGCTGTTCCACTTTGCTGGACAGCATTGGCCGACAGTCTTGGTCTCCAGTGGTTGCTAAGGCCTCAAcggcgacaacaacaacaatagaaATTGAAAAATGGCGGATGCTCGCCACATGTGTGCCTGAGATAAGCGTGAGGTGAGCACGATGTCGTGATCCATTATTCCACTGGAACAGGATCCATATGGAACCTTAATTTCTCTGAAGCTAGATACCTGCTGAATGTTAGCCCAACTTTTATaaacttattattatcatctagtcaagtgtatataaatatttaaataagtagttacattaaaaatgaattatgtCATTATCAATTGTTATAgatatcgtgttttttttttttttttttaaattgttggaTATTATTTCCAGAGACTGAAGACACTCCAGATCATTGGTACCAAACAGGGTACATTTGTGGAGCTGCCACTCAGCTGGACTGGCTTTATGAGATAGGCAGCGTCAGTCCTCACATGTGCAGAGCTTCACAACATCAGTGGTctctgcaagggcgtaggtttacatagggacggtagggacataacactaccaacttttcaggacgctcgaattgaccccaccaacttttaagcaaccttattggcATTAAATAATGACTTCATTTATATTAGAAATTTAGATAgtgttcccatatgttgtaaggatagaaatgaacctaccattattaagtgaattattttcattatgttcaaacttacatttaccccttttcacttgctgaatgtgcctgtccatttttcccctcaaatgcatGCTTGTCAGATGACATGAATACCCTCTCACCCTGACAAACACACGTactcacagccccgacagaagtaCAACATCTCAACAACATGctccctcctccacccccttcgaaggGGAGTGATATTAGAAGTATTttctggccagcagcagccactgtaagtaatgtaaaaagacttcaatgttgtggaagtggggaacacaccactaattttgctactgaaagtcccacCTGCATCAGCGTTagtataacattaaactgtgtgaatttgataACCTGCAAACTCGAgcagaaagctgcttagagaaatGTCCTccagtatgtgttttctactgttaacgttaaattgtgagaaatgtagtgaacagaGGTTTACCCACTTCTccctaattttcatttttattttatttatgaggTCTTAGGACAACTGTTTATTCCTGgctagttaagagatgattaacaagtatgtatttattgtgtatgttaatataatttatgttcaaatcctgcaatttaaatttgctgataaaatcccagacatttattctggaaatttgcaattttttttttctttagtttttgaaaacaaaggtttgaatcaatacaatacaaccaataaatatgaaagttagtataagtcagcacagatttattttgcattgatcatttagcctattagtcatgaaaaatgtagccctgacccccgttcacccaattgtcttattaatgtcccgtccccagcaaaaagcgtacatgcaggttatgctgttatattgtccctactaatattgagaccaaaactACGCCCTTGGGTCTCTGTGTTTGGAGCTTTAATCAATGTTGTTTAATTGATCAGATGGTCAGAGCTTCACTCTCTTGAATTTTGTGATTGTTGAAGTACAGGGATTCACGGCAACTGTGATCTTTGTTCAGTGTGTGTCATGATCAGATTGTCAGACCTTGCACTGACTCTGtgagtgaaaataaaatatttagagTCGTACTCAGAATAATCCATGACAAAACACCTTTCGTATTCTACATCCCTCATTTGCCCTTTTCTATTTGGTGGTAGCTATGCAAAAGCTAACAACTACAACATAttccaaaaatacattttgtttgTGGTTTTACCTGTTTGTGGCCATAGTTAATGAAACTATCTAATTAATCTTAGGTCTGTCCAGTTGGGAAACATGACATCAAagtgctatttaaaaaaaaatttttttttttttctccaacacATTTTTGGGAATTCTTACTTCATCAATTTTAATGATTTCCTGGTAATGCAACACTaaatttgactttttaatttacacgCCATGATAATAACGAGGGTGGTGATCATAAGTCACATTGTTCTTCAGAACAAACATAGAAGTCACAAATTACTTCATGCTATACACGAGCATAAACAGGCAATGTACATATCACCAGATATTTTGTAATACTGTATAGGAAAGTGATAGCAATAACATAAAAGCTGTTTAAGAGGTGtttatacagagatgtcataaaTGTCTTTTTAACTGTTGTTTGCAAAGATTTCACCATGAAAAATTTATTAAATGTCACCATTACATATTGTGCTGATCATTGTTGACTCACTTAAAACAATTTGAAGTTAAGCGAAAATACAGCAATAATCACCTGTCATCTAATGTCAGTTAGTTCTCCCTTCTGAAACATGCCTGAAAACATGTCAGTACAGGTAGTACATACAGACTGACCACTTCCCCTTCCGAATTTAAAGAAGTCAGTTAATAGCACTTTGTTTGGAATCCCAATGAGTGCTCACTAAGTTCTGGTTTGGATGTTTATGCTTCATCTTTTTTGTTTGGgatgattacaaaaaaaaaagttacaaaacTGGACAGCAAAAATTCACGTTTTTTCAATGCCAGTCACCAAGGCAACAAAAATTGTTTGTTGCCTGTAGGTAAGGCAAAAGTCagcgaaatgtttttttttttttttttttaaatacttgaaCTTTAGGTCGAACCTTAAGATGTTTGCCTTCACTGTGACAAGATTTCTGAGCAAGAAAAGGAACAAAAGGTCGCAGCCTGCAAATTCACAAGCTCCTTGTGTCATGTAccgttttaagtacataatgtGTAACTCAGTTCCATAGTGGTCATATTAAAAGAGCTCCTTTTTGAGCTTCAATTTTTGGATATTTCATGTAAAGATGTTGATGAAACGCTCCTAAATGGTTTTCATTCTATCAAATGTTTTTTGTACCATTGCATTGCAGTGTGACGAGTAAACACATCTGTTGAGTTTGCCAGTGGTAAAAATCAAACCACTTCATATGAAAGGCTGAGTCACAGCTGTCATTTTGGGATGGTGGGGACCAAAGCCAAGTATAATTAAAGCTTCTTAAGGAAAACAAATGACGAATTTTGTTCATGACAGATTTTATTGTTGTCTCCCTGttcatttttaaattcattGGACAGGCCAAGTTTTAGTGAAGGGAGTCACAAGAaccttaaattaaaaataacaaaaacatggGTGACATAATCAGTTATGACATTTGATGGTTGTAAAATAAACACTCAAAAAGGGCCACTTATTTTCAAAAGTAGTGTTAAAATGAaggcttgtaaacaataagagatGTACAATCCCATCTCTAGAGATATTTAATAAAGATATGAGGTATATGAGGCAAATTCTCAGCTGAAGTCATCAATGGAAGACTTTACAAttaacccccaaaaaatttttttaagtataAATACGAAGAATGGATGCCTAATATTTACTAAGCAAGCCAATTTATCTACCAGGACAAATCTAAAAtgtatacaaattttttttttttttttttttttttaattttcatttgagAGCAGGGCTGCCTGGTAGCGTGACTGGATTACAAACACCAAATCATCAGCAGAGTAAACGGACTAACTAAAACACATTAGAGTCGCAAAGACATTTACATTATCCCAATTAAGTTTCACCCCAAACCACCCCGACCTAAACCCTTCCACACAATGAGAGGAAAAAATAAACACGTCCAAACCCTCCCAAATATCGAACCAAATCATTGATCAAAATGTCCATAACGAAAAGGTTTGACTTAATGCTAAACGGCTCAAAGTGCTTTTTGGATTTCTTGTAAGACAACCAGGGTATGAGGGCCACACTACCAAAAGTAGTATTACTACTTCAAGAAAATGTCTCAAAGTTGACAAAGTAATtagaactgtttaaaaaaaataatataaaaagaaTGTGATTAACAAGTTGTAAGTTTGAAGAaaagtggggacaatttgagaaaCTTCTCAATTTCAACCAATATTGATAGCAGTTGCAATGGAAAGTTGCAAATTGACATTAATAGTTGAGATTGATGTGATTTTTCCTAAGAATGCACAAATTTGCAAATTAGAAAAAGGTCACAAATGTACAAGGTTAAGATGAGTAAAAAATATGTGTGAAAATGTAGTTTTATTTAAACGACGGTGTGGTGAGAATAACTGAAGAATTTGGAGCaaaaggagagattttacaagaATAAACACAATTATGAGGAAAAGTAGACCCAAATacctgatcttttttttttttttaaataaatgaattctGATGATAGTATTGTCTCTATCATTTTGTTGTGATACGTGTGGCCCTAATACTGCTTGGTAGAGGGGAAATGAAGAGGAAGAGGCGGGCATGTATTAAAAGAGTACAAGGCTTTTTCCATTGCTGTCCAATAGCAACCTCTACTGGTCAAAGAAAAACCCCAACATCactttagttcttaaaaaaacaataccaaGAACATTTATTACACCCTCAAAAAATACCCTCGTTCTTCCTTGATGGCCACCGTGATTAAATCTGtatcataatatatatatatttttataaatatatatcgaCAGCTCATATATAAGTATGGCCAAGAAAAGACAGCATAATCTCTATATTGCCAAGGAGAAAGTGTTTTCAGTGTTCACACTCATTCAGCATGTCAGCAACTTTCGGTTTCCTGAGTAATACTTTgtcttttgtttcttttttttttttttttttttttgcattttcaatCCTGGGCTGTTATTCCCCTGCCACCGTTATTATTTCAAACTAAGTCAGCCGGCTGGTGGATACTATTCATATTaatataatcataaaaataatactaCACTTACTTAAAAAGCACTGTCACGGTTGTATtccataaataaaaataaaaaacatttataggaaATTGGTGGGAAAGAGGGGAGAGGGCACGAACACGGTAttagaataattaaaaaaataataattaaaaaataaaataggttTCTACTTTGAGGCGTGGTCTCATCTGTAGCTTTGGCTGGTTGCCGTTTTGGAGACGGAGCTCGCCGGCTCGCCGATGTCGGCCAGCAAGCTGCTGTACCCTGAGTAATCGGACACGGGCGTCCTTATCCGCTCTTCGGACTTGAACTGTGAGCCGAAAGCCTGTGCAAAGTTTTCTATCTGGTAGGGTGCTACTTTGGAGGGGGCCAGCGGGAATATGGCGGTGGTGCCGTTCTTGGCGGGCGGCGCCTCTTTGTGGCAGCCGGGGTCCGCCGGGCTCATCTGGTAAGATGACGGCGGTGTGGCGGAGGCGTTGAGCTCCTGCGAAGGAGTCAGCTGGTGGTGCTGAGCAGAGTCCAGGAGGTGGAAGGCATGCTGAGGCGATGAGTCGGCCGCCCCCGATGGCCCGAAGCCGCACTCTGAATAGAGGAAGGGTCCGGAAGACGGGGCGCCGAGGGGGAAGCCTGCGCTATGGCTGGTGCGCTCCAGAGCTTGCAGAAGGAAGCGCGAGTACTCGTTCATCATGAGGCCTTTGTCTTCGGGCGGACTGGCGCCAGCGTCGAGATCTTGGGCCGAGGCGGGCTGTAGCTCTTCCACGTGCTGGTCGCCCAGATCAAAATGGATTTCGTGGTGCTGTGAGGCGTCGGGCTTGTGGGAGTAGTGCTCCAACAGGCTCTGCAGCACCTCATCGGGGATGCCAGACTTGTCCAGACTCGAGTCAGCATCAGTCATTTGGATGACTGACGGGTGCGGGGACAACAAGTCGTACTCGGCGCCCCCACTCCCTGTTGAGGATGTGACGTTATGGAGGTAGCGCCGCTTTTTCAGGAACTGCATAGCATCGTCGTAGTTGTTGGCCAACCTTTCGCCGTTTGTTTGCAGGAGGCCTGGATCAACATTGTGCTGCATCGATTCCTCTTTAGAACCTTTTTCCAGACCTTTCCTATGAGCTTTTTTCAGCGCCACCTTGGGGGCGCGCCCATGGTGTTGCATACTGGGACCTGGTTCTGTGGACGAGGACACAGTTTGATTCTCCAGAGAGTATTCGTGGACACTGTAGGCTCCACTAACAGAGGCAGAAATGTGAGGTACTCTCAAACCGCCATcccccttctttttttttcgggCCACTCCTTCTCCAGGATTTTTTGACCTGCCTTTTTTCCTCCCACTTCCCGACGCCACATTTCCCTGAGTGATTCCGTAGCTGCCCATGTCCGTGCAAGCCATGTCAAGCAAGCTGGGATCAAGAACTTTCCTCAAGGCGTCTCCACACGTCCGCTTGTGCTTAAGCAGTCGGTCCGTCctggaaaaaaactgacaggTGCAAAAAACATATCATTTATAGCATTGAAAATAATAACTTCCATCGTTATTATATGAAAAATGTTCATTGATTCTGTAGTCCAACAATGGCAAGACAACAAAACGACTGACTTGTTGGCAGTTTTCACATCTGTAGGGCTTCTCTCCACTGTGCGTGCGCTTGTGTCGCTCCATATGGTACTTCTGAATGAAGCGCATGTTGCACTGGTCGCAactgaaaggcttctctcctgaCATCGTTTAATAACAGACAGTAGATGTTAGACGGAGTTGCGGTACATGATCTTGTCTGTGATTAAAATGACTCACCACTATGGATTTTCTCATGTCGCTGTAAGAGATACTTCTGAATGAAGCTCATGTTACACTGACTGCATCTGAACGGCCGCTCACCTGAAAAAGACGAGCAGACACTGATTTTCGGACCCAATCAAAAAGCTCATAGTCACTATGTTAGAGACAACTGTCAATCTTACATCGAAATAACGTATGCCTTACCAGTATGAATGAGGACGTGTCTGCGCAGGTGATAAGAGCTTCTGAAAGCAGCGCTGCAGTGCTCGCAGATGTGAGGTTTATTGTCCGGTGACATGCTGCCCGCATCGCCATCCATCATCATGGACTGAAtacaaaatttaaatatttaatcatCAACATACATAAGATCAGCCAGTAATGCAAATCTTTAaaaggatccacagatagaaagacttgtagtttttaaaagaaaacttTATTATGAGTTCATGATTATGAGCTCAGATTATGGGACagtatctcctatcacacctatgcagatgacacacaactctacatttctgtgtccccatacggttatagtcccttagtctccctgagtaaatgcattcatcaaatcaatgaagggatgtgccagaattttctccagttaaatgtggagaagtcagaagtgatcatttttgggccaaaaaaggaaaggtcaaagataagcaggcaccctagcacaatgtcacttacagctacaaatcaagtcagaaaccttggtgtaattattgactcagacctaaaatttgatagccatctaaagtccatcAATAAATctacttattaccacctaaaaaaatatagccagaattaaggggcttctgaatcaacaagacatggaaaaacgtaTGCATaatttcattttcagcagattggactattgcaatggtatatttacaggtcttgataaaaaaaatcaatcaggaagctgcagctagtacagaatgctgcagccagagtcatcacaaatacaaggaaactggaccacattacaccggttcgttacactggcttccagtgagtcaaagaatAGTCTATAAAAtagtactgctcgtctacaaaacaacttaatggccttggaccaaaatacatgcttgatttgttagattcctatgaaacatctaaacccctaaggttgtctggaaccggtctcctgtatgttccaagaacaagaaccaagcagggggaGGCagaatttagttattatgctcatcaactctggaacaagttacctgaaggcctGAAGTATGcttaaactgttagctcctttaaatcagggctaaaaacgcttttgtaaaGCAGtgtatatccataactgtctatatatttcaatctatttgctttctattcctcttgttctTATCTTCATTGCTGATTtgaattagtagtagtagtatgttttatttttatttattttttttttttccccattttattctattcgtgattaaatgcgatttttttgtataattttatttcctatttcgattgtcgttctttttacgttctattgattttaatgtgatttttactatcttcatgtgatgtaaagcactttgcattggcttgtgttgaattgtgctatataaataaatttgccttgccttaaaataatttgatattaaaacccctcttgatattTTCGTTTTCACACAATTTAttgaattagtttaactagtaggtcgccactgttgttgacgtcgcaggggggTGACGTCATTGGGTTACATTGCCGGGCCTTtatagtatgactctagcgatgcagccatgtcatctgttcaaccctttcaatttgaacttgACAGGAAAATTAataagcatgacagcactgtcaatatttcacaaaacgagcagcaaaagcaaaatgaagaggaaagacgggatgagacgagacgagagtatgacaaaaccggtgttctgccaaaatatgctacactggcgaaacgtctacaagaggcgaatttgaaaccaaaagtactaccgtgtgctttcagcttcttttgctTGGTTGGATACAgagagaacatactaaagatgccttaagaaaatacctaaatgtagtaatatcaaaagagggtggtttaaatacgctacgtgactaatgtggtcaacagatcaataaTCTGCtttaagctaccacaagaaaacacaatgcaaaGTATAagaggaaaacatgcaaaaagtattttgaagcaatgaaaaggtaataaaagactataaaaacacaaatagcacatactcgccgcttttaaatgatgtgcgcatgtgttgaacGTCTCGCCGCATAGAAGGAACTGCGGAACActtgtagtgttcgtctagtgacagtgacaaactacgtcaccaCCCCGCGCATAAAAAATggtgccctctgtaggtcaaaatatgtactaaatattatagatttttaaatcaatggaaatattttgtgtttctaataatacattttagtaaaagagaacaattgttgcTTAtaggagcctacaagtctttaagtccatcACAGAAAGTAACCAGTTAACGCAAAAAGAATTAGTGTGACATTGCTGATTGATCCAATTTCTTATTGGCGGGGTTACTGAAATCATTGCTTTCATTTGCTAATATCAAGAGCAAAAATCCTAATGCAATTTCCAAAAATCTAACACCATCAAGTACTTTTGGAAAAACTTCCAGATGCACTCTTATCGTTCGAAAAGAAAActtaataccgtaattttgggactataagccgctactttttccttcactttgagtcctgcggcttatggtccagtgcggcttatttattgatttatttggtttaataggtaacactttacattatttgacagcggcattataagacagtcataattatgatttgacactatcatgagcattactgaatgctttagacagatgtcattaagtgtcatccggcaaattgtgtcactatatccatttatgtctagctcagatcttttagatccattcaaaagtgagataatttgccggataacactaaatgacatctgttataagcattcattaatgctcatgacagtgtcatgtcataattatgattgtctaatgccagtcttatggcgcaactgtattttgattgttatttacatttgtagcgctgcaatatatgctaggaggcatgttggacgacaacagtgttgacagcagctggCAGCACAGGTTGACTGTCCCCctcaaagggagcagtgatgaccaaatgaagcttcttgaagcaatcacgctttgcagccaattggttcaaagcttccaggagtccatttggtcttatgatgtcactgtcaaataaagtgttaaatcttatggtgtaaatatcccataatacagtgaggacagctgcggcttatagtccagtgcggcttatctatgaacaaatgtggtttttgtgtcaaatttggtgggtgggggCTTATAGTAAGgtacgccttatagtgcgaaaattacagcaTTTGGATTTTAAACCCAATTTATAAATCAATGCAGGGACTCAAAAGAGTCAGAGAGGAactattttagaacatttctcTTAGGATACCAACTCATTGTACTCTTTATTGGACAAGTGACTATATTTTggaattaaacaaaaaataataaagacctGTCATCATGTGGACATTACACATTGTGTCAtgcaggctacattaattacatttggtatacaagtgCAGCCTACATGACCCCAAATGTGATGTCCCTATATGTGAACATTAGGTCTCAATAatattttatcattattaatcttttttttcaatcaataaagaaaatgtaaaaattcaagtTCATAGTATTTAAATGAGCTCTCTACAAATCGCTAATTGAACACCAAGATGTCATAATGCAGTGTTTTTTGCTGACAGTTGGCTGATATTGAGCACAGC
Coding sequences within it:
- the LOC130904839 gene encoding zinc finger protein 281-like isoform X2, translating into MSIIQDKLGNDFLRPNGGMDANFGAGMIMFSHLPPVTSFTRLHSVGPQEMILKKERDSPDCSGVGGVPGAGDYVHALGIKQEKMSEHDYRLPLYPGGLAKSNELLEVTVSNNQSLLVHEVNMANLPSQLGKEPAGRKGRRSNGDGQEGRPRKKRSEAKSMMMDGDAGSMSPDNKPHICEHCSAAFRSSYHLRRHVLIHTGERPFRCSQCNMSFIQKYLLQRHEKIHSGEKPFSCDQCNMRFIQKYHMERHKRTHSGEKPYRCENCQQFFSRTDRLLKHKRTCGDALRKVLDPSLLDMACTDMGSYGITQGNVASGSGRKKGRSKNPGEGVARKKKKGDGGLRVPHISASVSGAYSVHEYSLENQTVSSSTEPGPSMQHHGRAPKVALKKAHRKGLEKGSKEESMQHNVDPGLLQTNGERLANNYDDAMQFLKKRRYLHNVTSSTGSGGAEYDLLSPHPSVIQMTDADSSLDKSGIPDEVLQSLLEHYSHKPDASQHHEIHFDLGDQHVEELQPASAQDLDAGASPPEDKGLMMNEYSRFLLQALERTSHSAGFPLGAPSSGPFLYSECGFGPSGAADSSPQHAFHLLDSAQHHQLTPSQELNASATPPSSYQMSPADPGCHKEAPPAKNGTTAIFPLAPSKVAPYQIENFAQAFGSQFKSEERIRTPVSDYSGYSSLLADIGEPASSVSKTATSQSYR
- the LOC130904839 gene encoding zinc finger protein 281-like isoform X1; the protein is MSIIQDKLGNDFLRPNGGMDANFGAGMIMFSHLPPVTSFTRLHSVGPQEMILKKERDSPDCSGVGGVPGAGDYVHALGIKQEKMSEHDYRLPLYPGGLAKSNELLEVTVSNNQSLLVHEVNMANQLPSQLGKEPAGRKGRRSNGDGQEGRPRKKRSEAKSMMMDGDAGSMSPDNKPHICEHCSAAFRSSYHLRRHVLIHTGERPFRCSQCNMSFIQKYLLQRHEKIHSGEKPFSCDQCNMRFIQKYHMERHKRTHSGEKPYRCENCQQFFSRTDRLLKHKRTCGDALRKVLDPSLLDMACTDMGSYGITQGNVASGSGRKKGRSKNPGEGVARKKKKGDGGLRVPHISASVSGAYSVHEYSLENQTVSSSTEPGPSMQHHGRAPKVALKKAHRKGLEKGSKEESMQHNVDPGLLQTNGERLANNYDDAMQFLKKRRYLHNVTSSTGSGGAEYDLLSPHPSVIQMTDADSSLDKSGIPDEVLQSLLEHYSHKPDASQHHEIHFDLGDQHVEELQPASAQDLDAGASPPEDKGLMMNEYSRFLLQALERTSHSAGFPLGAPSSGPFLYSECGFGPSGAADSSPQHAFHLLDSAQHHQLTPSQELNASATPPSSYQMSPADPGCHKEAPPAKNGTTAIFPLAPSKVAPYQIENFAQAFGSQFKSEERIRTPVSDYSGYSSLLADIGEPASSVSKTATSQSYR